In the genome of Phlebotomus papatasi isolate M1 chromosome 2, Ppap_2.1, whole genome shotgun sequence, one region contains:
- the LOC129801327 gene encoding activating transcription factor 7-interacting protein 1 isoform X1, with product MMSTLEASQDIRTLPGDMQDIVDKSFSLENHKDFKDDDSIETTPQDPSGDSNLEAAPEDPSEVDKSAEEDPGEVENVESEVRLSDDKTPADSPENCENVLDGLQPLSNGSGVESECLDTPKDSVGSVSDVNDGDSQEVTEMPLVAEDSTQDDVDEDKNVDLGIEDEKEGHENSEMPNNLPDDTADMSAEMSVDVSPDIDAQIDESIPEPTTPKASELEDINPESDGPIALPDDITPYEDDAVKPSESEDVSLSEESTLKNPNSEDVDMKENDAEEDEDVALEEKSPSDDIINLDDMLKEIGVDNTETTQESSLENKKQDTVSENIPVVEDKKQEIEDDDVLMMDLDEATEPESNVQDKVADKDDDAVPESKSTDIKESIKEQDDDIGADLCNDILNECDELLKSIDDDKGSDENPTISLDEDSSDILAKDEVPEKKLPDSNDTEKADESEEKESETVLQEEKVEPEVGETESQAEEVAKISEKEDAEHVEPDPEIADKSQGDLGNSSDDVLIIDDESQSQDVKKSTEDSVQKDTEKTAPENQSENEKTDEILKATEMDIEEETSTAEAEATKDSEEPPKNHLSEEPIPIDDDDLSMDDKVTENPFTDDSMDKMGSELSKKRPSNSFVYEEKSKRMKLSDESEKDTDTNSQSSVQSKKDVDVNDSLSRQSERENENSGDSLKMTLRLKRDKGKLEVEKISQAEKDVGSLLTPLPKKTSMEFMTRFKKPFQDMSHSDLEDFVLQKIAELITHKSEYSEMRKKLDKQEEMISFYRSKLTELSKNFHDLEVVYKRVQQDLDNRNSGYVQIPKITRAVGLQVSVSSHRNKHSQNTSQTDHSRTEIVTRASASAQEAAKKMKPIQRFTPMRPPMSEAEQRNLDAQEQKQRQEMQQQVQQKLALNAVNTTSGTTTIAQRNSNIVVLKHTPKPPQTKIISPQPYVVKRTAVRTSTITSTVVTKTVSPAGQTQQRVILTPSSAAQQHAQQSQSIHKVTMAPQQRSPTVVSPPKKQVVVDLTDEDDSNKAKAVLQQTKSSVSQTLINGGIPALVAIPSSASSSKPSSTKYVMVQQMQATNGQLAKTMPNKYGNRIKMAIAPKPSSEQPMRTVVTPQQTVVRRPPMATTIVASGSGQMRPTVKIMNPQRTHPAPLPPFQNQPSQYGMKRIPTRPVIRIKNDEKQGIVISWTMDDLTDDHEEIRDYQIYAYQETSAPPSTENWRLVGDVKSMMLPMAVTLSQFQEGQRYWFAVRARDIHERCGMFSVPRTW from the exons ATGATGTCAACGCTCGAGGCATCTCAAGACATTCGCACTCTGCCCGGTGATATGCAGGACATTGTGGATAAATCCTTTTCCCTTGAGAATCACAAAGATTTCAAGGATGATGACTCCATTGAGACCACACCTCAAG atcCATCAGGAGATTCAAATCTAGAAGCAGCACCTGAAGACCCATCAGAGGTAGATAAATCAGCAGAGGAGGATCCGGGTGAAGTGGAAAATGTAGAAAGTGAGGTTAGGTTGAGTGATGACAAAACCCCGGCAGATAGTccggaaaattgtgaaaatgttTTAGATGGGCTTCAGCCCCTAAGTAATGGAAGTGGTGTTGAAAGTGAGTGTTTAGATACCCCAAAAGACAGTGTAGGGAGTGTAAGTGATGTAAATGACGGTGACTCACAAGAAGTTACTGAGATGCCCCTTGTAGCAGAGGATAGCACACAGGATGATGTGGATGAAGACAAAAATGTGGATTTGGGTATTGAGGATGAAAAAGAAGGCCATGAAAATTCGGAAATGCCAAACAATCTTCCGGACGACACTGCGGACATGTCTGCTGAAATGTCCGTGGACGTGTCCCCTGATATTGATGCTCAAATAGATGAATCCATCCCGGAGCCTACTACACCTAAAGCTTCTGAATTAGAGGATATTAATCCAGAATCTGATGGTCCAATTGCTCTTCCGGACGACATAACCCCATATGAGGATGATGCTGTTAAACCTTCGGAATCCGAAGATGTCAGTCTCAGTGAAGAAAGTACCCTCAAGAATCCCAATTCTGAGGATGTAGATATGAAAGAAAATGACGCGGAAGAGGATGAAGATGTAGCTCTGGAGGAAAAATCTCCCTCAGATGACATTATTAACCTCGATGATATGCTGAAGGAAATAGGAGTTGATAACACAGAAACTACTCAAGAATCgagtttagaaaataaaaaacagGACACTGTGTCCGAAAATATTCCCGTTGTGGAAGATAAAAAACAAGAAATCGAAGATGATGATGTGTTAATGATGGATCTCGATGAAGCAACAGAACCGGAAAGTAATGTTCAGGACAAAGTAGCTGATAAAGATGATGATGCTGTGCCTGAATCAAAGTCAACTGATATCAAGGAATCAATCAAGGAACAAGATGATGACATTGGAGCAGATCTTTGCAATGATATCTTAAATGAATGTGACGAATTGCTAAAGTCAATTGATGATGACAAGGGCTCTGATGAAAATCCTACAATATCCCTAGATGAGGACAGTTCAGATATTCTTGCCAAGGATGAAGTTCCCGAAAAGAAACTCCCGGATTCAAATGACACCGAAAAGGCAGATGAAAGTGAAGAAAAAGAGTCAGAAACTGTCCTTCAAGAAGAAAAAGTCGAACCGGAAGTTGGTGAAACGGAATCCCAGGCAGAAGAAGTAGCTAAAATTTCAGAGAAGGAAGATGCTGAACATGTTGAACCAGACCCAGAAATAGCTGATAAATCTCAAGGTGACTTGGGAAATAGCAGTGATGATGTTTTAATAATTGACGATGAATCACAGTCTCAGGATGTAAAAAAATCCACAGAGGATTCTGTGCAGAAGGACACGGAGAAAACTGCCCCGGAGAATCAGTCGGAAAATGAAAAGACTGATGAGATTTTAAAAGCCACGGAGATGGATATTGAAGAGGAGACAAGTACAGCTGAAGCAGAAGCAACAAAGGACAGTGAAGAACCACCAAAGAATCATCTGTCCGAAGAACCAATTCCTATCGATGATGATGATTTATCCATGGACGATAAGG TAACTGAAAATCCCTTCACAGATGATTCAATGGATAAAATGGGGTCAGAGTTATCTAAAAAACGTCCATCAAATTCATTTGTGTACGAGGAAAAATCGAAGCGAATGAAGTTATCTGATGAATCGGAGAAAGATACAGACACCAACAGCCAGAGCTCTGTTCAGAGTAAGAAGGATGTGGATGTGAATGATAGTTTGAGCAGGCAGAGTGAGAGGGAGAATGAGAACAGTGGTGATTCTCTGAAAATGACACTGAGACTGAAGAGGGACAAGGGGAAGCTAGAGGTTGAAAAGATATCTCAGGCTGAGAAAGATGTAGGAAGTCTCCTAACACCATTGCCCAAGAAGACTTCCATGGAATTTATGACGAGGTTCAAAAAGCCCTTCCAGGACATGTCACACTCGGACCTTGAGGACTTTGTACTGCAGAAAATTGCTGAATTGATTACGCATAAGTCTGAGTACAGTGAGATGAGGAAGAAGTTGGATAAGCAAGAAGAGATGATTAGCTTCTATCGCTCGAAACTGACTGAGCTGAGTAAGAATTTTCATGATTTGGAAGTAGTGTACAAGCGTGTTCAGCAGGATTTGGATAATCGAAATTCAGGATATGTCCAGATACCTAAGATAACACGTGCTGTTGGTTTGCAAGTTTCTGTCTCGAGTCATCGCAATAAGCACTCCCAGAACACTTCTCAGACAGATCACAGTAGAACTGAGATAGTTACTAGAGCTTCGGCATCTGCCCAGGAGGCGGCCAAGAAGATGAAGCCCATCCAGAGGTTTACACCAATGCGACCACCAATGTCAGAGGCCGAACAGAGAAATTTGGATGCCCAGGAACAAAAGCAGCGACAAGAGATGCAGCAACAAGTTCAGCAGAAACTAGCTCTCAATGCTGTTAATACTACAAGTGGCACAACAACCATCGCTCAAAG GAATTCAAATATAGTTGTGCTGAAACATACACCTAAGCCACCGCAAACGAAGATCATCTCACCTCAGCCGTATGTGGTGAAGAGAACAGCTGTAAGGACGTCCACAATAACGTCCACCGTTGTCACTAAGACTGTGTCACCAGCTGGTCAGACACAGCAACGTGTTATTCTGACGCCATCGAGTGCAGCTCAACAGCATGCTCAGCAATCACAGTCGATACATAAAGTGACAATGGCGCCACAGCAGAGATCTCCGACTGTGGTGAGTCCGCCGAAGAAACAAGTCGTAGTCGATCTCACGGATGAGGATGACAGCAACAAGGCCAAAGCTGTGCTGCAGCAGACGAAGAGTTCGGTGTCACAGACATTGATCAATGGTGGTATTCCCGCCCTCGTGGCCATTCCCAGCAGCGCCAGCAGCAGTAAACCTTCGAGCACCAAGTATGTGATGGTGCAACAGATGCAGGCTACAAATGGACAACTCGCCAAAACCATGCCGAATAAGTATGGTAATAGGatcaaaa TGGCTATAGCACCCAAGCCGTCTTCTGAGCAGCCAATGCGAACTGTAGTGACTCCACAGCAGACTGTCGTGAGGCGTCCTCCAATGGCTACGACAATCGTGGCGAGTGGTTCGGGACAGATGCGTCCCACCGTGAAGATTATGAATCCACAGCGTACACATCCAGCACCGCTGCCACCGTTCCAGAATCAACCGTCGCAGTACGGAATGAAACGTATCCCAACACGTCCGGTGATTAGGATTAAGAATGACGAGAAGCAGGGTATTGTAATTTCGTGGACAATGGACGATCTGACGGATGATCATGAGGAGATTCGGGATTATCAGATTTATGCGTATCAGGAAACATCAGCACCACCAAGCACAGAGAATTGGCGCCTCGTGGGTGACGTCAAGTCCATGATGTTGCCTATGGCTGTGACCCTGTCACAATTCCAGGAGGGACAGAGATATTGGTTTGCCGTACGAGCACGGGATATTCATGAACGATGCGGAATGTTTAGTGTTCCCAGAACATGGTAA
- the LOC129801327 gene encoding activating transcription factor 7-interacting protein 1 isoform X4 yields the protein MMSTLEASQDIRTLPGDMQDIVDKSFSLENHKDFKDDDSIETTPQDPSGDSNLEAAPEDPSEVDKSAEEDPGEVENVESEVRLSDDKTPADSPENCENVLDGLQPLSNGSGVESECLDTPKDSVGSVSDVNDGDSQEVTEMPLVAEDSTQDDVDEDKNVDLGIEDEKEGHENSEMPNNLPDDTADMSAEMSVDVSPDIDAQIDESIPEPTTPKASELEDINPESDGPIALPDDITPYEDDAVKPSESEDVSLSEESTLKNPNSEDVDMKENDAEEDEDVALEEKSPSDDIINLDDMLKEIGVDNTETTQESSLENKKQDTVSENIPVVEDKKQEIEDDDVLMMDLDEATEPESNVQDKVADKDDDAVPESKSTDIKESIKEQDDDIGADLCNDILNECDELLKSIDDDKGSDENPTISLDEDSSDILAKDEVPEKKLPDSNDTEKADESEEKESETVLQEEKVEPEVGETESQAEEVAKISEKEDAEHVEPDPEIADKSQGDLGNSSDDVLIIDDESQSQDVKKSTEDSVQKDTEKTAPENQSENEKTDEILKATEMDIEEETSTAEAEATKDSEEPPKNHLSEEPIPIDDDDLSMDDKDDSMDKMGSELSKKRPSNSFVYEEKSKRMKLSDESEKDTDTNSQSSVQSKKDVDVNDSLSRQSERENENSGDSLKMTLRLKRDKGKLEVEKISQAEKDVGSLLTPLPKKTSMEFMTRFKKPFQDMSHSDLEDFVLQKIAELITHKSEYSEMRKKLDKQEEMISFYRSKLTELSKNFHDLEVVYKRVQQDLDNRNSGYVQIPKITRAVGLQVSVSSHRNKHSQNTSQTDHSRTEIVTRASASAQEAAKKMKPIQRFTPMRPPMSEAEQRNLDAQEQKQRQEMQQQVQQKLALNAVNTTSGTTTIAQRNSNIVVLKHTPKPPQTKIISPQPYVVKRTAVRTSTITSTVVTKTVSPAGQTQQRVILTPSSAAQQHAQQSQSIHKVTMAPQQRSPTVVSPPKKQVVVDLTDEDDSNKAKAVLQQTKSSVSQTLINGGIPALVAIPSSASSSKPSSTKYVMVQQMQATNGQLAKTMPNKYGNRIKMAIAPKPSSEQPMRTVVTPQQTVVRRPPMATTIVASGSGQMRPTVKIMNPQRTHPAPLPPFQNQPSQYGMKRIPTRPVIRIKNDEKQGIVISWTMDDLTDDHEEIRDYQIYAYQETSAPPSTENWRLVGDVKSMMLPMAVTLSQFQEGQRYWFAVRARDIHERCGMFSVPRTW from the exons ATGATGTCAACGCTCGAGGCATCTCAAGACATTCGCACTCTGCCCGGTGATATGCAGGACATTGTGGATAAATCCTTTTCCCTTGAGAATCACAAAGATTTCAAGGATGATGACTCCATTGAGACCACACCTCAAG atcCATCAGGAGATTCAAATCTAGAAGCAGCACCTGAAGACCCATCAGAGGTAGATAAATCAGCAGAGGAGGATCCGGGTGAAGTGGAAAATGTAGAAAGTGAGGTTAGGTTGAGTGATGACAAAACCCCGGCAGATAGTccggaaaattgtgaaaatgttTTAGATGGGCTTCAGCCCCTAAGTAATGGAAGTGGTGTTGAAAGTGAGTGTTTAGATACCCCAAAAGACAGTGTAGGGAGTGTAAGTGATGTAAATGACGGTGACTCACAAGAAGTTACTGAGATGCCCCTTGTAGCAGAGGATAGCACACAGGATGATGTGGATGAAGACAAAAATGTGGATTTGGGTATTGAGGATGAAAAAGAAGGCCATGAAAATTCGGAAATGCCAAACAATCTTCCGGACGACACTGCGGACATGTCTGCTGAAATGTCCGTGGACGTGTCCCCTGATATTGATGCTCAAATAGATGAATCCATCCCGGAGCCTACTACACCTAAAGCTTCTGAATTAGAGGATATTAATCCAGAATCTGATGGTCCAATTGCTCTTCCGGACGACATAACCCCATATGAGGATGATGCTGTTAAACCTTCGGAATCCGAAGATGTCAGTCTCAGTGAAGAAAGTACCCTCAAGAATCCCAATTCTGAGGATGTAGATATGAAAGAAAATGACGCGGAAGAGGATGAAGATGTAGCTCTGGAGGAAAAATCTCCCTCAGATGACATTATTAACCTCGATGATATGCTGAAGGAAATAGGAGTTGATAACACAGAAACTACTCAAGAATCgagtttagaaaataaaaaacagGACACTGTGTCCGAAAATATTCCCGTTGTGGAAGATAAAAAACAAGAAATCGAAGATGATGATGTGTTAATGATGGATCTCGATGAAGCAACAGAACCGGAAAGTAATGTTCAGGACAAAGTAGCTGATAAAGATGATGATGCTGTGCCTGAATCAAAGTCAACTGATATCAAGGAATCAATCAAGGAACAAGATGATGACATTGGAGCAGATCTTTGCAATGATATCTTAAATGAATGTGACGAATTGCTAAAGTCAATTGATGATGACAAGGGCTCTGATGAAAATCCTACAATATCCCTAGATGAGGACAGTTCAGATATTCTTGCCAAGGATGAAGTTCCCGAAAAGAAACTCCCGGATTCAAATGACACCGAAAAGGCAGATGAAAGTGAAGAAAAAGAGTCAGAAACTGTCCTTCAAGAAGAAAAAGTCGAACCGGAAGTTGGTGAAACGGAATCCCAGGCAGAAGAAGTAGCTAAAATTTCAGAGAAGGAAGATGCTGAACATGTTGAACCAGACCCAGAAATAGCTGATAAATCTCAAGGTGACTTGGGAAATAGCAGTGATGATGTTTTAATAATTGACGATGAATCACAGTCTCAGGATGTAAAAAAATCCACAGAGGATTCTGTGCAGAAGGACACGGAGAAAACTGCCCCGGAGAATCAGTCGGAAAATGAAAAGACTGATGAGATTTTAAAAGCCACGGAGATGGATATTGAAGAGGAGACAAGTACAGCTGAAGCAGAAGCAACAAAGGACAGTGAAGAACCACCAAAGAATCATCTGTCCGAAGAACCAATTCCTATCGATGATGATGATTTATCCATGGACGATAAGG ATGATTCAATGGATAAAATGGGGTCAGAGTTATCTAAAAAACGTCCATCAAATTCATTTGTGTACGAGGAAAAATCGAAGCGAATGAAGTTATCTGATGAATCGGAGAAAGATACAGACACCAACAGCCAGAGCTCTGTTCAGAGTAAGAAGGATGTGGATGTGAATGATAGTTTGAGCAGGCAGAGTGAGAGGGAGAATGAGAACAGTGGTGATTCTCTGAAAATGACACTGAGACTGAAGAGGGACAAGGGGAAGCTAGAGGTTGAAAAGATATCTCAGGCTGAGAAAGATGTAGGAAGTCTCCTAACACCATTGCCCAAGAAGACTTCCATGGAATTTATGACGAGGTTCAAAAAGCCCTTCCAGGACATGTCACACTCGGACCTTGAGGACTTTGTACTGCAGAAAATTGCTGAATTGATTACGCATAAGTCTGAGTACAGTGAGATGAGGAAGAAGTTGGATAAGCAAGAAGAGATGATTAGCTTCTATCGCTCGAAACTGACTGAGCTGAGTAAGAATTTTCATGATTTGGAAGTAGTGTACAAGCGTGTTCAGCAGGATTTGGATAATCGAAATTCAGGATATGTCCAGATACCTAAGATAACACGTGCTGTTGGTTTGCAAGTTTCTGTCTCGAGTCATCGCAATAAGCACTCCCAGAACACTTCTCAGACAGATCACAGTAGAACTGAGATAGTTACTAGAGCTTCGGCATCTGCCCAGGAGGCGGCCAAGAAGATGAAGCCCATCCAGAGGTTTACACCAATGCGACCACCAATGTCAGAGGCCGAACAGAGAAATTTGGATGCCCAGGAACAAAAGCAGCGACAAGAGATGCAGCAACAAGTTCAGCAGAAACTAGCTCTCAATGCTGTTAATACTACAAGTGGCACAACAACCATCGCTCAAAG GAATTCAAATATAGTTGTGCTGAAACATACACCTAAGCCACCGCAAACGAAGATCATCTCACCTCAGCCGTATGTGGTGAAGAGAACAGCTGTAAGGACGTCCACAATAACGTCCACCGTTGTCACTAAGACTGTGTCACCAGCTGGTCAGACACAGCAACGTGTTATTCTGACGCCATCGAGTGCAGCTCAACAGCATGCTCAGCAATCACAGTCGATACATAAAGTGACAATGGCGCCACAGCAGAGATCTCCGACTGTGGTGAGTCCGCCGAAGAAACAAGTCGTAGTCGATCTCACGGATGAGGATGACAGCAACAAGGCCAAAGCTGTGCTGCAGCAGACGAAGAGTTCGGTGTCACAGACATTGATCAATGGTGGTATTCCCGCCCTCGTGGCCATTCCCAGCAGCGCCAGCAGCAGTAAACCTTCGAGCACCAAGTATGTGATGGTGCAACAGATGCAGGCTACAAATGGACAACTCGCCAAAACCATGCCGAATAAGTATGGTAATAGGatcaaaa TGGCTATAGCACCCAAGCCGTCTTCTGAGCAGCCAATGCGAACTGTAGTGACTCCACAGCAGACTGTCGTGAGGCGTCCTCCAATGGCTACGACAATCGTGGCGAGTGGTTCGGGACAGATGCGTCCCACCGTGAAGATTATGAATCCACAGCGTACACATCCAGCACCGCTGCCACCGTTCCAGAATCAACCGTCGCAGTACGGAATGAAACGTATCCCAACACGTCCGGTGATTAGGATTAAGAATGACGAGAAGCAGGGTATTGTAATTTCGTGGACAATGGACGATCTGACGGATGATCATGAGGAGATTCGGGATTATCAGATTTATGCGTATCAGGAAACATCAGCACCACCAAGCACAGAGAATTGGCGCCTCGTGGGTGACGTCAAGTCCATGATGTTGCCTATGGCTGTGACCCTGTCACAATTCCAGGAGGGACAGAGATATTGGTTTGCCGTACGAGCACGGGATATTCATGAACGATGCGGAATGTTTAGTGTTCCCAGAACATGGTAA